tttatttgtctttttttatctctaactctgttttagattgagcttttattactattttattctattttatttttattgttttactgtttttagcattttattgttttcattgttttttatttatacctatttgtgtatgatttattctattttaataactgtacagcactttgggcaactgaggttgtttttaaatgtctataaataaactttgacttgacttaattCAGTCTCTATGTTTCCCAAGCAACTTAAGTGCAGTTTCGCactttttatggtgttttttttttaatgttctcaTTAAGATTTTTATGTTTCCAGCTGACAACATGGCCCGGCTGGCGGAGGAGGTCTGTGGCTGCAGGGCGGAGCTGTTGTCGGGCGGATTAAGTGGTGATAATGCTGCAGCCATCATCCAACACCTGTGGAGGAGACAACCAGTGCTCATCCCGtatccaaaacacacacaaaaacagccacCAGGGCTGATCTGAAGGAACAGACaacattttgtgggtttttatctCACAGCTACTCGTGTCCTAAAAGAGAAGTTTGTGATTACAGACAGAATTCCTTGACGGTGAGTCCAGATATGATGAGGACTACAACCACGAGCCGTGCCAGCGGAGCGGCCACCGGGCGCACTGGGCGGTCGCTTCAGGTGAGACGGGACGGCTCGCTCACCacaacaattttgtgtctttttttgatcattttgtggtcaatttatgtcttttttggtcatttggtttcctttttttggtcattttgtgtcttttttttagttattttgtgtcttttttggtcattttgagtcttttttggtcattttgtgtcttttttgtagttattttgtgtcttttttggtcattttgtgtctcttttgtagttattttgtgtctcttttggtcactttgtgtcttttttggtcattttgtgtctgtttttggtcattttgtgtcttttctggtcattttgtgtcttttttggtcattttgtggtcaatttgtgtctttttcggtcattttgtggtctatttgtgtctttttcggtcattttgtgtcttttctggtcaatttatgtcttttttggtaatttggtttcctttttttggtcattttgtgtctttttttttagttattttgtgtcttttttggtcattttgtgtctttttttttaatcattttgtggtcaatttgtgtcttttttggtcattttgtggtcaatttgtgtctttttcggtcattttgtttcttttttgggtgatctgaactgtgcgtgtgagattgtgttcagtgagcgggggtcacggacaacatgcatgttaaattgggggtcacgactcaaaaaggttgagaactactgctctatacaacttagtgcaaattaagtgaggaatgtgcagagtgcaaattatatgcaaaaatgtgcagaagagaaagaaagaaaactccaACAGGGGTTTtagagcagggattcccaaagtgtggtgcgtggacccctgggggtgcgcgagatgaaaaatgtaatggcggtctgataattacacaattaattttttttcctccacacaataaagaagtgtaaataaacatttcctttgtaaaatgtaaaatcaaaaactgtaatattaattaataaataaatgcatgctgttcaaaatgcacttcatcttaaaatgaagcgtagaagaagttatcttcttccatgtttccagcctgtgttatgatgacgggttgtttagctccacgctcatttaaacttgctgcaatttttgttcaacacggctcaaaatattataacattttcccaacttatgtgctttctgcctctgatcctgagcctgtcatcatcttttatttatttgctcttaaaagtggaagcttgcgcataaatttgttgcattatattgaaactgtgtttcggattaattcaaatgcgagagcgcattgttgtgaccgcgattattttattatgtgttctggtcatttgagcatgattaaacatgtcgCCTTTAATATTGCGATAAAAAAACTTGTTGCATAttggttttttttgaaggtgtgggggattgggagtgcgtcaacccggttgggacatagaagggggtgcacggctaaaaaatgtttcaaggaTGTTCAACGACTTTTGACTCAGTATCGTCATCAGGGTGGAGACACCTACAGTGTAATACTGTGCAGTTACTTATGAATGAATAAGATGCGACTTcggattttaattacacaattaGGTGCATCCCATGTTGTGTCATGAGTTTGAGATGTACTGGAAACCTACTAACATCTTGACAGACGGCAGTAAAGAGGAACCTTTGGAAGGAAACACCATCTTTCCGTCTGTTAGATCGTTGTAACACTGGTTGAGCCTTAAAAACTGTTGCCTTTCCTATTTCTCAATTTTGTGCCTCCTCGTGTGCGTTCTGTTTGATTCTCCGGCTTCTGACCCTGAAATTGATCTCAGTGATCCGTCTTAAAGGAAGTCCCAGTttctttaaaatgcattttaagaaGAGACCGGTGTGTCCCCTGCACAAAGCTTTTTGGTGCCTGGTCAttctttttaatgtatataatatataacagttACACTTAAAACACTTGTTTATACAACTTGAGCATTAattagaattattaataataataataagaagaagaagaagaagaagaagaaaaagtcatgaaaagttaaataaatgtcttgtaaAGCTTCCAATGCTTATTGTTCcaatgcttttttaaatgctttttctgTTTGTACATTCAGTTATAGAGAAAATTAATAATGGGATATGGACAGTCACCTCTGACCTTTTCCTTAAAAATTTGGACTtttaagtcaaaataatgatcaaattattaaaataaaactgtgagaCTAAGAAGGTAACTTACCTTACCGCTCTAAAGTTTAGGGTCACTTAGAAATtaccttatttttgaaagaaaagccttaaaaaatttctggtcattttgtttccttttttggtctttttgtgtcctttttttggtcattttgtgtctttttttggtcattttgtttccttttttggtcattttgtttccttttttggtcattttgtgtctttttttggtcattttgtttccttttttggtcattttgtgtctttttttgtctttttgtgtcttttttggtcattttgtgtctttttttagtctttgtgtcttttttggtcattttgtgcctttttttggtcattttgtttcctttttgtatgatctgaactgtgcctgtgagattgtgttcagtgagcgggggtcgcggacaacatgcatgttaaattgggggtcgcgactcaaaaaggttgagaactactgatctatgGAGTCCAGTGGACAGTTCAGGACAGAGCTCGCTCTTCtataataaacatataaaacaccTGGAGCTCTCAGAGCATCATAATGCCACACAATGACCACATCTGTTTGTTCCAGGTGTTCTCCTGGGTTTGGACCAGGGGACCGTGTTGGAGGAGCAGGTCCACCGGGACCCCTCGCTGCCCTGGCTCCGCCTCGCCACAGACAGCAGCGCTCCGTGTCCCGTCGGTGACACGGCGGTTAAAGAAGTTTACATCCTGGCGAAGCAGGGTAAGAGCCTGCGCTACCAGCTGTGGAGCCTGGACAGCGTCGCTCAGAGCAACAAGCAGCTGAGAACCATGGACCCTCAGAGGGAGAACGACGGGACCCCGTACGTGGTTCCTCAGGGAGGGGTGGAGGCCGGGCTGGCCGGGCAGGCGGTGCTGCTCCACACCAGGACACAGAAACACCAATGAGTGTGAAAACAGCAGACACAGCTGCTCTGATCTGTGGAGAGGTTCCATGGTGAACCCTGGTGCTGCTCGGTTCCACGGTTGGGTGAACTCTTTGGAAGAAAAATAGCATCCATAGTGCAACAAATTCCAGACAAACATGGCCGCCAAGCTGCTGACTGCACAGttcaatgagaaaaaaaactttcactGCATTATCTTACAAAAATCCAAATTTAGAAAACACTTTTCTGCAAACTTTAGGATTATATTGTAAATCAGTTTCCACTTGGGTGAACTCTTTGGAAGAAAAATAGCAGGAGTCCACTGCACTGGaatatggaagcccatttctgcAGAAGCGTAATGTATTCACGTCAGAGAAAATATCAGTGTCTGTTTTTCTGAAGTAAtgagaaacagaagaaaaacagcgGAATTTTctagcaaaaaaaatctgctttagTTTTTCTGATGAAAACTTTCTGAGATAATTATCTCCTGAGATAATTCtttttaattcagaaaaacagtgcaattttttttctttctcaagtgaatatattacattttcacagaTTTCCACCAGTAAAAGACAAGATGACAATTTAGCGctgtgatggaaaaaaacacctgtAAGTAtttatgagaaactttctccccccccccaaaaaaaagttaGTATCACAAATAAAATAGGAACTTTCTCAGCAGATACTGCTGCTCTGATCTGTTGAGAGGTTTCATGGTGAACCCTGGTGCTGCTCGGTTTCACGGTTTAATGTGAGGTCAGTTTTTATAGACCAGTCTGTGACCTCCATGAGTTTGATCTTCTCCACAAGGGCTTCAACATCTAAACCTTCATGTTACAGTAATGACACTATCTGCTGCAGTTCAAATGTTCAATGGTGATTGTCCATCCTGTGAGGGGAAAGTGATGTGACAATATGAGACTAATTATAAAGTGTGCACACATTCTCTCTCCCAAAATCAACATTTGTGGACAATAACTCATGTGACCTTGAAGAAAACTTTATCACATGCATCTACAGTAAACAGAGAattcaaaaacagataaaactctTTATTTCGATAGTTTTGCAGTCGTCAAACTCAGCCaccattgacttttttttaattatctgttCACTGTGGAGGCATGTGAGGGCAAAAAAGTTTCCTCACAAACTCAAGGCAACACAATGGGATAAAAAGTATAGATATGATAGTTTCAGGgtaaattattacttttatatCTCAGGGTGTATTGAGTGTTTTACATGCAGGACTGTATTCTGCAAAATAACTGATTTGCACACTTTTTTCCTCAATACGATGGAAAaactacatatttattttagtatgtagtaagtttttcattttataatttaattcaCTGGATTAACCAAAAACTGACTGATTTTCTAAATGAATTACTGCAATACAAAATGATTGATATCACCCTCCACCagatcttttaattattttttatttaaactattattttattgttgtgtcCTGCAGGTTTACAATGTGACATCTTCTTTTACCTCTTGGTGCTCAATTCATCACTGATGGaaaatattgtttgtatttatacAATAAATTGTTTAGATTCTTGATTTATGCTGACATTGTGATTCTCTGCCTACCTGTGAATGTTTTGGgacattcaataaaaaaaaatgtttgactgaaacacaagaagaaaaaaaactcagacTCTGAAAACTCTTATTTCCAGTTTATTGCAATCCATGAGCTGGACAAAGCAGGGAGAAATTAATATCAGTTTTCACCAGTCTGTCTGTGCTTTGCGACTTTAAAACACGCTgcctttaaaaatacaaaatgttatgAATCCAGTTTTCTTGCTTACAAAGCAGCACCCGGGTTTAAAACCTGAaagtttgcctttttttccttttttttctctttttttttaaacaaatatagaTAATTTGTGGGTAAATATATAATACTTTGTAAACACTAAACCTCTGTCCCAGCATGTTTACTTTTCAGGAAGTGGAAAAATTGAATTCCTGAATTTGAATTCCAATTTCATGAAGTCATAAGTTTGCTGCCTGACGCTGCTGAAGGCGTCTTGActggtgcgttcactgaccgTCTGCCTACAGACAGATTTAGTCGGAGCACTGACTtaaaatccaaataaaacaagGTTTCTTTGTAAACTCTCCATCTTGCATACAAAAGTTCAACCCACAAACCTCGTGTTTAGTGTagctaaattacattttcagcaAAGTGGCATTTTTGTATTCGATTATGCGTCATCTGCTGAATCATAAGACACAAAACTTCCAGTTGGAGGATCATGTGTGAGCTGATACATGAGTGAAACCTCACAAACAGACTTATCAGTTTAATCAGGTAATTCCAGTTTCATTTCACCCTTTCACATCACCGCTCTGCTGTAAAACTGTACAGataacaaattaaattcatGTTAAACTTCTTAACGTCTGATTCTGTAAACCCTTAAAGCTTTACTCCCATCTTAAGACTTAAGCTCGATTTGTTCAATGGCTTTGTGAGGATCCATAGTGCAACAAATTCCAGACAAACATGGCCGCCAAGCTGCTGACTGCACAGttcaatgagaaaaaaactttcACTGCATTATCTTACAAAAATCCAAATTTAGAAAACACTTTTCTGCAAACTTTAGGATTATATTGTAAATCAGTTTCCACTTGGGTGAACTCTTTGGAAGAAAAATAGCAGGAGTCCACTGCACTGGaatatggaagcccatttctgcAGAAGCGTAATGTATTCACGTCAGGGAAAAatatctgtctgtttttctgaagtaatgagaaaaggaagaaaaacagcagaattttcgagcaaaaaaaatctgctttagTTTTTCTGATAAACTTCTAATTCTGAGATAATTATCTCCTGAGATAATTCtttttaattcagaaaaacagtgcttttttttttttctttctcaagtgaatatattacattttcacagaTTTCCACCAGTAAAAGACAAGATGAAAATTTAGCtttgtgatgaaaaaaataccTGTAAGTATTTATGAGAAACTTTCCACCCCCCCCAAAAAGTTAGtatcacaaataaaatagaaaccTTCTCAAAAAGTACACATTTTTTGAGAgattttctgattattttgagaatttagctattattattatgaaatacaaagtcaatttttcaagaaatgtatttatttccagATATAAGTCATAACTTgatgacttgacttgagatactaagtcactAGTTGGttaaagtttctcattataatgattttACGTGTTTTAATCACATTGGCGGGAATGGGCTTCCATACTGGAATGATCAAACAGCTCTTTAAAAACGCTAGGCACAGAAATTGTACAAACAAGGTAAGGAGGTTATATCAAggccaaaaaaaattaaataaaattgtatttacaCACTGAGTTAGTTAACACGTGGTCTGACCAGTGTCTTAGTGTTACCGCATACTTAAACATCAAAAGTGGTCCGTGACAAAAAACCAACTCCTGTTAACCGACGCTCCTCGAAGGCTGCGTGAAAAGGTTTCATTCCTCTGGATCAGGTTGTGAGAGTGCTGTGTGCAACTCCAACCACCAGAGGGAGCTGTTCAGGAGGGAGAGGAGCTAAATGTGTCTctgcagaaaaagacacatgagACAAATGTGACGTTTCTGCATTCAGTCCTCCTCGTTTCTCTTCCTACAGCTCATTGCAGCTCATCTGTCCCAGGTTCCATGAATGCAGCGTAATGCATGAAGTCGTGCTTTGGCATATTCCACTTTGCAATCCTGCGCTTttcccctcttcttcttctcacacAGGTACAATGGGATAAAGACACTTGAATGATGGCGTGGGTTATGAGAATCAAACCGGAAGCCATCTTCTGATCCTTCCTCTGAGTCTCAGTTTGTGTAATCTATCCTTCTCTTCTCATCTGGACAAATGTTTCATCCTTCTCTCTGATCTCCTCAGGGTGCCTGTGGGAGCATGCTGCTGAAGATGTCTATCAGGTTGTCCAGCCCCCACAGGTAGCCGTCCTCCCTGTTGCCCTCCACCCAGGGGGTCCTGTGGTCCAGGGTCCGAGGGCCCGGCAGGGGGACCGTCTTCCCAAAGTCGATCATCCAAACTCGGGCCTTCCCCGAGGCGTCGTGCACGAACAGCAGAGAGCTGCCCACCACCTGCGATAAGAAACCGGAGAGACAGGTGAgatgagacaggtgagagatTCAGTAGAGAAGCTACTGATGGATGATATCACAAAATATTCAACTGGGCCGACAGGTTTGTTTAGAAATGATGAAAACTGATGATGAGTGTGTCATTGTGTCTCACCTCGTGTGACCTGAAAAACTGCGACTGCTCCAGAACTGATCGAAGCTCCTCCAACCGCTGCAGGTGGAGTTTctaagaaagtgaagaaaaataaaaagatgtagAGCATCAGAAACATGGTTTTCCACAATTAACTGTGAATCTAAAGCCTTTGAAAAACAGCgctgtaaatatgaagctactgcCAGATAACTTCGCTGagcataaagacagaaaatataacatataacatatagACAGAAAACCTCCCAATGTCCAAATCATTTAATCCTTCTACCAACATctctaaatatcaataattaaaGCAACTATAAGAAGTTTTAACTGCTTATGAACAGTCTCAACTTAAAGAAAATaactgataaaaacatttttacaagtaAACTAATAGATGGAGAGAATTGTAGGATTTTAAAGTATTCAGAACTGATCCTTAATTGGCCCTCTTCCTCCTACACAAGCATGTCATATGAAATACATTAATGTCTGAATTGACGTTGGTGGCTTAAACAAAGTTTACTTTGTTTCACCACCGTCATGTTACAGTTAATCTCACAAGCCACAAATAGACACATTGCGTCATTGCTATGCATCATGCAGACAGCTCGGTAGAAGAGTGAAAGATATTTTATCTTTCTTTAACTCAAATGCACGCACTAGCTTGATCAAGACCTTTTACGACATGAGGGGGCGGCTCACACAAATAAAAGttctttgtagtttatttaataCATTGTATCTTGTTTAATAGATATGAAAAAGGACAACAACTGTATGGTGTAATGGGAGGTAGTGCACCAAAATATGTCTTGCCCAACTTCCCATTTAAAAAATCCTCCCCTAAAAACAGTTATAAAACCGAGCTGAACTACTAATATAGTAAGAACTAGTTTAAATACCAGAATCTGAGTGTTTCCATCTACAAAGTCCTCCAGCGCCTGCATCACCTGCTCCCTGTGCTTGGTCTTCTTAAAGTTGGTGTTACAGGTTCCATCAGCTTTCtgtagagaagaagaagaacataaGATATCTTGTTCCTCTCTCTTgtgtttctagttattttgtgaccTGCATGAGGACAATAATTCAGTTTAGTAATTCATTTAAAGCTTCCTGTTTCATTCCTGTTGCTGCCTGTTGAGTATTCAGTGCAGAAGTAGATCGGTACATATTCTAATTCTGTATTTCTCGGAGCATGcaatggaaaaaacaaacatgccgATACTAtcttataaatataaacatctcTGTCACAGCTCGGCTGGCAATACTTGCTCGACTGGAAAACAGTACGGGCTGCTTTAAATGTTCAGCCATGACATATTTCCATTCATGACTGAGTTCATGCAAATCTACAGTTATTGGTTCAGTGTAATAACAGCCCTGGATTTGTTTTTGAAAGAACAAACTTTATGTCTACACATCCAGAAACAAAACTATTTTCCTTTTCCACTCCAATGTGTGTGGCCA
This is a stretch of genomic DNA from Centropristis striata isolate RG_2023a ecotype Rhode Island chromosome 4, C.striata_1.0, whole genome shotgun sequence. It encodes these proteins:
- the actmap gene encoding actin maturation protease — encoded protein: MEDQLSYHFCQGSSRRSSEKMSEQYPLSPPPPPAPPPPPPAPGPPPPPGSTSKKKLYQTIASSRSPVEGNHTEALLLLSQRDSSFRKELQWILVNTYVPSLIQDGPQCGLVALWMSAHLRQPQLTVAMETVVQKALSRGYTAQGEMFSADNMARLAEEVCGCRAELLSGGLSGDNAAAIIQHLWRRQPVLIPYDEDYNHEPCQRSGHRAHWAVASGVLLGLDQGTVLEEQVHRDPSLPWLRLATDSSAPCPVGDTAVKEVYILAKQGKSLRYQLWSLDSVAQSNKQLRTMDPQRENDGTPYVVPQGGVEAGLAGQAVLLHTRTQKHQ